From Sediminitomix flava, the proteins below share one genomic window:
- a CDS encoding SUKH-3 domain-containing protein, producing MEEFEKNKILNFLVGDEASMDFEYWLYNESDLESRVGEDLYFELIEVNYDDKDILNILQKKILDKYISQADFERSRYYKILRDSGWYPNRKISLHKSKINTQPEVQNAEKILEEFGGLKLVSPCKTDNWTLTLVEFLDHPNRTYNMSDYGINKNFVCFASAHNDHINLFVDGEGKFYQLDNVVSLDLYLYEGDDFEQMMKELLELTDTTSFKVIGKKKR from the coding sequence AGATGAAGCTAGTATGGATTTCGAATATTGGCTTTATAATGAGTCTGATTTAGAATCTAGAGTTGGAGAAGATTTGTATTTTGAACTCATTGAAGTTAATTATGATGACAAAGACATATTAAATATTCTTCAAAAGAAGATATTAGATAAATATATATCACAAGCTGATTTTGAACGTAGTAGATACTATAAGATTCTGAGAGATTCGGGGTGGTACCCAAATAGAAAAATCAGTTTGCATAAAAGCAAAATAAACACTCAACCTGAGGTTCAAAATGCAGAAAAAATTCTTGAAGAATTTGGAGGATTGAAGTTAGTTTCTCCATGCAAAACAGATAATTGGACACTTACTCTAGTTGAATTTTTAGACCATCCAAATCGGACTTACAATATGAGTGATTACGGCATTAACAAAAACTTTGTTTGTTTTGCGTCAGCTCATAATGATCACATAAATTTATTTGTAGATGGAGAAGGTAAATTCTATCAGTTAGATAATGTAGTAAGTTTAGATTTGTATCTGTATGAAGGCGATGATTTTGAACAAATGATGAAGGAACTTCTAGAGTTAACTGATACAACTTCTTTTAAAGTAATAGGAAAGAAAAAAAGATAG